The following are encoded in a window of Cydia amplana chromosome 20, ilCydAmpl1.1, whole genome shotgun sequence genomic DNA:
- the LOC134657676 gene encoding ommochrome-binding protein-like, with translation MHFLLLLSIFGVASGEFIKCDGVIFRGVYFDKVPFVRNFQKPYNLFLHKFSGMMFFSNTVQNGTNITDFTITSCSVDSGRCTDVHGIPGGFAIGYDQGNDDVYLGGHDGIYKYNFVTKTAEFFGEEGKSIWSLFIRKNFYYICYPEQKLYVYVDSGFVKVAEAYHFEVDIFYISRQNDIYIANKTALYKIEHPSYTSIFLADNFVVRQIVEDGFGDIYFCGNDGIYIEDKPDLAVKRVAKIDDAYGLVFDENDQVMFSDRDTIYRLKQSQHSNECFYALSTYDQNYT, from the coding sequence ATGCATTTCTTATTGCTGCTGAGTATCTTCGGCGTCGCGAGTGGggagttcatcaaatgcgatgGCGTCATCTTCCGGGGCGTCTACTTCGACAAGGTTCCATTCGTCAGGAACTTCCAAAAGCCTTATAACCTTTTCCTTCACAAGTTCTCTGGGATGATGTTTTTTAGTAATACCGTTCAGAATGGGACTAACATCACAGATTTTACCATTACTTCCTGCTCTGTCGACTCTGGAAGATGTACAGATGTCCATGGGATACCAGGAGGATTTGCTATAGGTTACGATCAAGGAAACGACGATGTTTATCTAGGCGGCCATGACGGTATttacaaatataattttgtaacaAAAACAGCAGAATTTTTCGGTGAAGAAGGGAAATCTATATGGTCATTATTCATCAGGAAGAACTTCTACTACATCTGTTATCCAGAGCAGAAGTTATACGTTTACGTGGACTCAGGATTTGTGAAAGTGGCGGAAGCATACCATTTCGAAGTTGACATTTTCTACATATCCAGACAAAACGATATCTATATAGCTAACAAAACTGCTTTATACAAAATCGAGCATCCATCATATACTTCAATATTTCTTGCAGATAATTTTGTTGTTAGACAAATAGTTGAAGATGGTTTCGGCGACATATATTTCTGTGGGAACGATGGTATATACATTGAAGATAAACCTGATCTTGCAGTTAAAAGGGTCGCTAAAATAGATGACGCTTACGGTCTTGTTTTTGATGAGAATGATCAAGTCATGTTTTCGGATAGAGATACGATATACAGATTGAAACAAAGTCAGCACAGTAATGAATGTTTTTACGCTCTCAGTACTTATGATCAAAATTATACTTAA